In Pseudomonas poae, a single genomic region encodes these proteins:
- a CDS encoding methyltransferase, with the protein MGTHQTQLTPASVRGVLNYLQDTGQRPVNYTYPPPDGEAQRSGVLDPTEVSIHNARLLDEPASINRQGFERIDHASAVANLEDDEQVRLHYYPETEALLKQQTGAVKVVIFDHTIRVDDPGREARGLREPVRYVHNDQTERSAIRRVRDHLPADEAEQRLLKRFAIINVWRPIGAAVQSTPLALCDARSMADGDLLPSDLVYRDKVGETFSVKANPAHRWFYYPQLRPDEALLLKIHDSRQDVARLSAHTAFDDPTTPKDAPPRRSIELRALVFFDS; encoded by the coding sequence ATGGGAACGCACCAGACTCAACTCACCCCCGCCTCCGTGCGCGGCGTGCTCAATTACTTGCAGGACACCGGCCAGCGCCCGGTGAACTACACCTACCCGCCACCCGACGGCGAGGCCCAGCGCAGTGGCGTGCTGGACCCTACCGAGGTGAGCATCCATAACGCACGGCTGTTGGATGAGCCGGCAAGTATCAATCGCCAAGGCTTCGAGCGAATCGATCACGCCAGCGCCGTGGCCAACCTGGAAGATGACGAGCAGGTACGCCTGCATTACTACCCGGAAACCGAAGCCCTGCTCAAACAGCAGACCGGCGCGGTGAAGGTGGTGATCTTCGACCATACAATCCGCGTCGATGACCCTGGCCGCGAAGCACGCGGCCTGCGCGAACCGGTGCGCTACGTGCACAACGATCAGACCGAACGCTCGGCCATCCGTCGGGTGCGCGACCACTTGCCGGCGGACGAAGCCGAACAACGCCTGCTCAAGCGCTTTGCGATCATCAACGTCTGGCGCCCTATCGGCGCGGCGGTCCAGAGCACGCCCCTGGCCCTGTGCGATGCGCGCAGCATGGCCGACGGTGACCTGTTGCCCAGCGACCTGGTGTACCGCGACAAGGTCGGCGAGACATTTTCGGTCAAGGCCAACCCGGCGCACCGTTGGTTTTACTACCCACAGTTGCGGCCGGACGAGGCCTTGTTGTTGAAGATCCATGATTCGCGACAGGACGTGGCCAGGCTGAGTGCGCACACCGCGTTCGATGACCCCACCACGCCAAAGGACGCGCCACCCCGGCGCAGCATCGAACTTCGCGCACTGGTGTTCTTCGACAGCTAA
- a CDS encoding SDR family NAD(P)-dependent oxidoreductase gives MTESVVWVAGVGAVAGLGAALARRFAREGYRVAVSGRSLDKLQAVVAQIEASGGKANAVVADSGVEADVLAAIAQVNQLGTLKAAIFNVGNAVSAPALELSAELFEQTWRASTLGGFLFAREATRALLANGGGSLLFTGATASLRGKPPYTAFAAGKAGLRSIAQSFAREFGPKNVHVAHVVIDGSIDGERIKSRAPEYLAKLGEDGSLKLDDIADAYWYLHTQPRSAWTQELDLRPFKEPF, from the coding sequence ATGACTGAGTCAGTGGTGTGGGTGGCCGGGGTCGGCGCGGTCGCAGGGCTGGGGGCGGCGTTGGCGCGTCGCTTTGCCCGCGAGGGGTATCGCGTGGCGGTCAGCGGCAGGAGCCTGGACAAGTTGCAGGCCGTGGTCGCGCAGATTGAAGCCAGCGGCGGCAAGGCGAATGCGGTAGTGGCTGACTCCGGTGTTGAAGCCGATGTGCTCGCAGCGATCGCGCAGGTCAATCAGCTCGGTACGCTCAAGGCAGCGATCTTCAATGTGGGCAACGCGGTGTCTGCACCGGCCCTGGAGTTGAGCGCCGAACTGTTCGAGCAAACCTGGCGCGCCTCCACGCTGGGCGGTTTTCTGTTCGCCCGTGAAGCCACCCGCGCCTTGCTCGCCAATGGCGGCGGTAGCTTGCTGTTTACCGGGGCCACCGCGTCATTACGCGGCAAGCCGCCGTACACCGCGTTCGCGGCAGGCAAGGCGGGTTTGCGTTCGATAGCGCAGTCGTTCGCCCGTGAATTCGGCCCGAAAAACGTGCACGTGGCCCACGTGGTCATCGACGGCTCCATCGACGGCGAACGCATTAAAAGCCGCGCACCGGAATACCTGGCCAAGCTGGGCGAGGACGGTTCGTTGAAGCTCGACGATATCGCCGATGCCTATTGGTACCTGCACACCCAACCGCGCAGCGCCTGGACCCAGGAGCTGGACCTGCGGCCGTTCAAGGAACCGTTCTGA
- a CDS encoding GntR family transcriptional regulator yields the protein MQFAPTYVDRQPLTAEEEAYNFLLDAICSGRYRKGDRLIAEDIASEIGMSRMPVREAFRRLDAQGLVTLRPNRGAVVSGLDIDELHEVFEMRSALEGLAVRVAVGRIGERQLAALERMLDEMDDYRDESAAWVSRHRAFHEYLCSLSGRPRLMKQISALYSLVEAPMRLWLQHGDKPLSARQEHAVILDAIRAGDAARAEAVVREHIEGTVPALIQFLQSEK from the coding sequence ATGCAATTTGCCCCCACTTACGTTGACCGCCAGCCCCTCACCGCCGAGGAGGAGGCCTACAACTTCTTGCTCGATGCCATTTGCAGCGGGCGCTACCGCAAGGGCGACCGGTTGATTGCCGAAGACATCGCCAGCGAGATCGGCATGAGCCGCATGCCGGTGCGCGAAGCCTTTCGCCGCTTGGATGCCCAAGGGTTAGTGACCCTTCGACCCAACCGTGGCGCGGTCGTCAGCGGCCTGGATATCGACGAATTGCACGAAGTGTTCGAGATGCGTAGCGCCCTCGAAGGCCTGGCGGTACGGGTTGCGGTAGGGCGTATCGGCGAGCGCCAACTGGCCGCGCTGGAACGCATGCTTGACGAGATGGACGACTACCGCGACGAAAGCGCCGCCTGGGTCAGTCGCCACCGCGCGTTCCACGAATACCTGTGCAGCCTCAGCGGTCGTCCGCGTTTGATGAAGCAAATCTCGGCGCTCTATTCGCTGGTGGAAGCGCCCATGCGCCTGTGGTTGCAGCACGGCGACAAACCCCTCAGCGCCCGCCAGGAACATGCGGTGATCCTCGATGCGATCCGCGCCGGCGACGCCGCCCGCGCCGAAGCCGTGGTGCGCGAGCACATCGAAGGCACCGTGCCGGCGCTGATCCAGTTTTTGCAATCGGAAAAATAA
- a CDS encoding ABC transporter substrate-binding protein translates to MHKRRALLVALSLGLCTQWATAAPQVPERLQKVDKLTYCSGMDSPPLVSFDEAQKPRGLTVDLGLEIAKRLGDKQVQWRVIPFSGLVPALLAQQCDMIVDQLFDKPERRQVIDIVNYMYSSQSVVVPKGNPKGIKALDDLSGHKVAVLNGSTIKTLLDTQNESLAKAGKPPMKLVVYNTDTDAFQALRISQVDAYGTTVETAGYYAAMAPDLFQEGVPAFSRILTGLGMRKDDPQLTAAVQQVISDMRSDGSYVALLNKWHVSSDTLD, encoded by the coding sequence ATGCATAAACGCCGCGCCTTGCTGGTGGCTCTCTCCCTCGGCCTCTGTACCCAATGGGCAACTGCTGCGCCCCAGGTACCGGAGCGCTTGCAGAAAGTCGACAAACTCACCTACTGCTCGGGGATGGACTCACCGCCCCTGGTGTCCTTCGATGAAGCCCAGAAACCACGCGGTCTTACCGTCGACCTGGGCCTGGAAATCGCCAAGCGTCTGGGCGACAAACAGGTGCAATGGCGGGTGATTCCGTTCTCCGGCCTGGTGCCTGCATTGCTTGCCCAGCAGTGCGACATGATCGTCGACCAACTGTTCGACAAGCCCGAGCGGCGCCAGGTGATCGACATCGTCAACTACATGTATTCCAGCCAATCGGTGGTGGTGCCCAAGGGCAACCCCAAAGGCATCAAGGCGCTGGATGATTTGTCCGGGCACAAGGTCGCGGTGCTCAACGGCTCCACCATCAAGACCCTGCTGGACACGCAAAACGAAAGCCTGGCCAAGGCCGGCAAGCCACCGATGAAACTGGTGGTCTACAACACCGACACCGATGCCTTCCAGGCCCTGCGCATCAGCCAGGTCGACGCCTACGGCACCACCGTGGAAACCGCCGGTTACTACGCGGCGATGGCCCCTGACCTGTTCCAGGAAGGCGTGCCGGCATTCAGCCGCATTCTCACCGGCCTGGGCATGCGCAAGGACGACCCGCAACTCACCGCTGCCGTGCAGCAGGTGATCAGCGACATGCGCAGCGACGGCAGCTACGTGGCATTGCTGAATAAATGGCATGTCAGCAGCGACACTCTCGACTGA
- a CDS encoding amino acid ABC transporter ATP-binding protein gives MAHKSDELIIEALDLHKSFGDLQILKGISLQVRRGEVVVLIGASGSGKTTFIRCINLLEDIQGGRIRVNGRAMGYRERSDGSLVRDSERNIARQRRDIGMVFQRFNLFPHMTALENIIEAPIHVLGTPRAEALEQARALLARVGLADKASHYPSMLSGGQQQRVAIARALAMKPQAMLFDEPTSALDPETVGEVLQVMKELAEEGMTMVVVTHEMGFAREVADRVVVLDQGELIEQGPPEQIFSHPSHPRTRAFLSRVL, from the coding sequence ATGGCGCACAAAAGTGACGAACTGATCATCGAAGCCCTGGACCTGCACAAGTCGTTCGGCGACTTGCAGATCCTCAAGGGCATCTCCCTGCAAGTGCGGCGCGGCGAAGTGGTGGTGCTGATCGGTGCCTCGGGCTCGGGCAAGACCACCTTCATTCGCTGCATCAACCTGCTGGAAGACATTCAGGGCGGGCGCATTCGTGTCAACGGCCGTGCCATGGGCTATCGCGAACGCAGCGACGGCAGCCTGGTGCGCGATTCGGAGCGCAACATTGCTCGCCAGCGCCGCGACATCGGCATGGTGTTCCAGCGCTTCAACCTGTTCCCCCACATGACCGCGCTGGAAAACATCATCGAAGCACCGATCCACGTGCTCGGCACACCGCGCGCCGAAGCCTTGGAACAGGCGCGTGCCCTGCTGGCACGGGTGGGCCTGGCGGACAAGGCCAGCCATTACCCCTCGATGCTTTCCGGCGGCCAGCAGCAACGAGTGGCCATCGCCCGCGCCCTCGCGATGAAACCCCAGGCGATGCTGTTCGACGAACCCACCAGCGCCCTCGACCCGGAAACCGTCGGTGAAGTGCTGCAAGTGATGAAGGAGCTGGCCGAGGAGGGCATGACCATGGTGGTGGTCACCCACGAAATGGGCTTTGCCCGTGAAGTGGCCGACCGCGTGGTGGTGCTCGACCAGGGCGAGCTCATCGAACAAGGACCGCCAGAGCAGATTTTCAGCCACCCCAGCCATCCCCGTACCCGGGCCTTTCTCAGTCGCGTGTTATGA
- a CDS encoding polyamine ABC transporter substrate-binding protein: MRLSSVFVVLCCAAVVPMSQAADSVVKVYNWSDYIGPDTLKHFEKDSGIKVQYDIFDTNEMLEAKLLSGHSGYDVVVPSSQFLSKQIRAGAYQPLQRNLLDNWKHLDPRLMQRLEAADPGNRYAVPYMWGTVGIGYNAEKVRAVLGKDAVLDSWSMVFEPGNLAKLKSCGVAFLDAPVKIIPQVMLYLGLDPNSTKPDDYKQASTRLMALRPSVTYFNSSKYTADLANGDICVAVGYSGDVMQAQSRAKEAGKNIDIRYLIPKEGVNLWFDMLAIPKDAGNAANAHAFINYLLRPEVIAPVSDYVGYANPNKDATPLMDPKVSGNPGIYPGDDVINHTFVSADLPENIQRLMTREWNRIKSGQ, translated from the coding sequence ATGCGTTTATCGAGTGTGTTTGTCGTCCTGTGCTGCGCCGCTGTTGTGCCCATGAGCCAGGCTGCCGATTCGGTGGTCAAGGTCTACAACTGGTCCGACTACATCGGCCCCGACACCCTGAAGCACTTCGAGAAAGACAGCGGGATCAAGGTGCAGTACGACATTTTCGACACCAACGAAATGCTCGAAGCCAAGCTGCTCTCCGGGCATTCGGGCTACGACGTGGTGGTGCCGTCCAGCCAGTTCCTGTCCAAGCAGATTCGCGCCGGTGCCTACCAGCCGCTGCAACGCAATCTGCTGGACAACTGGAAGCATCTAGACCCGCGCCTGATGCAGCGCCTTGAGGCCGCCGACCCCGGCAACCGCTACGCCGTGCCGTACATGTGGGGCACCGTGGGCATCGGCTACAACGCCGAAAAAGTGCGCGCCGTGCTGGGTAAGGATGCCGTGCTGGATTCCTGGTCCATGGTGTTCGAACCGGGCAACCTGGCCAAGCTGAAAAGTTGTGGGGTGGCCTTTCTTGATGCGCCGGTGAAGATCATTCCCCAAGTCATGCTCTACCTCGGCCTGGACCCCAACAGCACCAAGCCCGATGACTACAAACAGGCCTCGACCCGGCTGATGGCGCTGCGCCCATCGGTGACCTACTTCAACTCCTCGAAATACACCGCCGACCTGGCCAACGGGGATATCTGCGTGGCAGTGGGATATTCCGGCGACGTGATGCAGGCCCAGAGCCGTGCCAAGGAGGCGGGTAAAAACATCGACATCCGTTACCTGATCCCCAAGGAAGGTGTGAACCTGTGGTTCGACATGCTGGCGATCCCCAAGGATGCCGGTAACGCGGCCAACGCCCATGCCTTCATCAATTACCTGCTGCGCCCTGAAGTGATCGCGCCCGTCAGCGACTACGTCGGCTACGCCAACCCGAACAAGGACGCCACGCCACTGATGGACCCCAAAGTCAGCGGCAACCCAGGCATCTACCCCGGTGACGACGTGATCAACCACACCTTTGTCTCCGCCGACCTGCCGGAAAATATCCAGCGCCTGATGACCCGGGAATGGAACCGCATCAAGTCCGGCCAATGA
- the fecB gene encoding Fe(3+)-dicitrate ABC transporter substrate-binding protein FecB (part of the ABC transporter involved in the uptake of citrate-dependent Fe(3+)) — MRLLRSIPTLAACLLAFSSSVLSAAPIDLNDGQHAVHLPDAPKRVVVLEFSFLDSLAAVDVTPVGAADDGDANRVLPRVRQAIGQWKSVGLRSQPSIEEIARLKPDLIVADLNRHQALYSDLASIAPTLLLPSRGEDYEGSLKSAELIGKALGKSPQMQARIQKNRDNLKAIAQQIPAGASVLFGVAREDSFSVHGPDSYAGSVLQAIGLKVPSVRANAAPTEFVSLEQLLALDPGWLLVGHYRRPSIVDTWSKQPLWQVLGAVRNKHVAEVDGDSWARNRGVLASEQIAEDALAILKGGKAVLSH; from the coding sequence ATGCGATTGCTGCGCTCCATCCCCACCCTGGCCGCCTGCCTGCTGGCGTTCTCTTCAAGCGTGTTGAGCGCTGCTCCCATCGACCTCAACGACGGCCAGCACGCCGTGCACCTGCCGGATGCGCCCAAGCGCGTGGTGGTGCTGGAGTTTTCCTTTCTCGACAGCCTCGCCGCCGTTGACGTCACCCCGGTAGGCGCTGCCGATGATGGCGATGCCAACCGTGTGTTGCCGCGTGTGCGCCAGGCCATCGGCCAATGGAAGTCGGTGGGCTTGCGTTCGCAGCCAAGCATCGAGGAAATCGCCCGGCTCAAGCCGGACCTGATTGTCGCCGACCTCAACCGTCATCAAGCCTTGTACAGCGACCTGGCGAGCATCGCGCCGACCCTGTTGCTGCCGTCACGCGGTGAGGACTACGAGGGCAGCCTGAAATCCGCCGAGCTGATCGGCAAGGCCCTGGGCAAGAGCCCGCAGATGCAAGCGCGTATCCAGAAGAACCGCGACAATCTGAAAGCCATCGCGCAACAGATTCCCGCCGGCGCCAGCGTGTTGTTTGGCGTTGCCCGTGAAGACAGCTTCTCGGTGCACGGCCCGGACTCCTACGCCGGTAGCGTGCTGCAAGCCATCGGCCTGAAAGTGCCGTCGGTACGCGCCAATGCTGCGCCCACCGAGTTTGTCAGTCTGGAACAACTGCTGGCACTGGACCCCGGCTGGCTGCTGGTCGGCCACTACCGCCGCCCGAGCATCGTCGACACCTGGAGCAAGCAGCCGCTGTGGCAAGTGCTTGGCGCGGTGCGTAACAAACACGTAGCCGAAGTCGACGGCGACAGCTGGGCGCGTAACCGGGGCGTGCTGGCCTCGGAGCAGATCGCCGAAGATGCGCTGGCGATTCTCAAAGGCGGCAAAGCCGTACTGAGCCACTAA
- a CDS encoding Fe(3+) dicitrate ABC transporter ATP-binding protein FecE, which translates to MSILQAHQLDIGYGATRIVQGLSFTPPAGKVTALIGPNGCGKSTLLKAFARIFKPTQGELTLDGQAYASVSARQLARQIAFLPQVLPVPEGVSVRQLVAYGRSPHNSLWGRLSGNDQSHVTQAMQRLELDGLADRALADLSGGQRQRAWLAMVLAQNAPVVLLDEPTTYLDISHQVELLDLMRELAAEGKTVMTVLHDINQACRYADHLAVMHGGRLVAHGAPGEVISAELMRQVFDVQVQVMQEPIAGTPMCLIEKSTRNHA; encoded by the coding sequence ATGAGTATTTTGCAGGCACATCAGCTCGATATTGGCTACGGTGCGACGCGCATTGTGCAAGGGCTGTCGTTCACGCCGCCGGCCGGGAAGGTCACCGCATTGATCGGGCCGAACGGCTGTGGCAAGTCGACCTTGCTCAAGGCGTTTGCGCGCATTTTCAAGCCGACCCAGGGCGAACTGACGTTGGACGGGCAGGCCTACGCCAGCGTGTCTGCTCGCCAATTGGCACGGCAGATCGCGTTTTTGCCGCAGGTGCTGCCGGTGCCGGAAGGCGTCAGCGTGCGCCAGTTGGTGGCTTATGGGCGCAGCCCGCACAACTCGCTGTGGGGGCGCTTGAGCGGCAACGACCAGTCCCATGTGACCCAAGCCATGCAGCGTCTGGAACTGGACGGTTTGGCAGATCGCGCGTTGGCGGACTTGTCCGGTGGCCAGCGGCAACGGGCGTGGCTGGCAATGGTGCTGGCGCAGAATGCGCCGGTGGTATTGCTGGATGAGCCCACCACTTACCTCGACATCAGTCATCAGGTTGAGTTGTTGGACTTGATGAGGGAATTGGCGGCAGAGGGCAAGACGGTGATGACGGTGTTGCACGATATCAACCAGGCCTGTCGTTATGCCGATCACCTGGCGGTGATGCACGGCGGCAGGCTGGTGGCGCATGGTGCGCCGGGGGAAGTGATCAGTGCCGAGTTGATGCGCCAGGTATTTGATGTGCAGGTGCAGGTGATGCAGGAACCGATTGCCGGAACCCCGATGTGCCTCATAGAGAAAAGCACCCGTAATCACGCCTGA
- a CDS encoding LLM class flavin-dependent oxidoreductase, translating to MSRQLKLGAFLMATGHHVAAWRHPDVPANAGLDFAQYKHLARVAEGAKFDALFVADSIAAATGEIASHMARSDHFEPLTLLSALSAVTDNIGLIATATTTYNEPYHVARKFASLDHLSGGRAGWNLVTSDAAAEAQNFGRDEHLGHGERYSRAREFHQVVTGLWDSWEDDAFVRDKASGTYYDSAKLHVLDHVGEHFRVKGPLNVARSPQGQPVIVQAGSSETGRELAAQTAEVVFTAQTSLENAQAFYADLKRRLLQYGRDADSLKIMPGVFVVVGQTELEAQAKFEAFQELIEPEVGVALLGRMLGNFDLSAYPLDGPLPELPLTDSGQRSRQQLLSDLANRENLTLAQLGRRIAGGRGHYSLIGTPAQIADELQRWFENGAADGFNILVPHLPGGLEDFAQWVVPELQRRGLFRTEYTGSTLRENLGLARPENRFKKDDA from the coding sequence ATGAGCCGTCAACTGAAACTCGGCGCCTTTCTCATGGCCACCGGTCACCATGTCGCCGCCTGGCGCCACCCGGACGTGCCGGCGAACGCCGGGCTGGATTTCGCCCAGTACAAACACCTGGCACGCGTGGCCGAAGGGGCGAAGTTCGATGCGCTGTTCGTGGCTGACAGCATTGCCGCGGCCACCGGTGAGATTGCCAGCCACATGGCGCGTTCGGATCATTTCGAGCCGCTGACCTTGCTCTCGGCGTTGAGTGCAGTGACGGATAACATCGGCCTGATCGCCACGGCGACCACCACCTACAACGAGCCTTACCATGTGGCACGTAAATTCGCCTCGCTGGATCACCTCTCCGGCGGGCGGGCGGGCTGGAACCTGGTGACCTCGGACGCCGCCGCCGAAGCGCAGAATTTTGGCCGCGATGAACACCTTGGCCATGGCGAACGCTACAGCCGCGCACGGGAGTTTCATCAGGTGGTGACCGGGCTCTGGGACAGCTGGGAAGATGATGCCTTTGTGCGCGACAAGGCCAGCGGCACCTACTACGATTCGGCCAAATTGCATGTGCTGGATCACGTCGGCGAACATTTTCGCGTCAAAGGCCCACTCAACGTGGCGCGCTCACCCCAGGGCCAGCCGGTGATCGTGCAGGCGGGTTCTTCGGAAACCGGCCGTGAGTTGGCAGCGCAAACCGCCGAAGTGGTGTTTACCGCACAGACCTCGCTGGAAAATGCCCAAGCGTTTTATGCCGACCTCAAGCGCCGTCTCTTGCAGTACGGACGTGACGCGGACTCGCTGAAAATCATGCCCGGCGTGTTTGTGGTGGTCGGGCAAACGGAGCTTGAGGCACAGGCAAAATTCGAAGCGTTCCAGGAGCTGATCGAGCCAGAAGTCGGCGTTGCATTGTTGGGCCGCATGCTGGGTAATTTCGACCTGTCCGCCTACCCGCTGGACGGGCCATTGCCGGAGCTGCCCTTGACCGACAGCGGGCAGCGCAGCCGTCAGCAGTTACTCAGTGACCTGGCCAACCGCGAGAACCTGACCTTGGCACAACTGGGCCGGCGCATCGCCGGCGGGCGCGGGCATTACAGCTTGATCGGCACACCTGCGCAGATCGCCGATGAGCTGCAACGCTGGTTCGAAAACGGCGCGGCTGATGGCTTCAATATCCTGGTACCGCACCTGCCCGGTGGGCTGGAAGATTTCGCCCAATGGGTGGTGCCTGAACTGCAACGGCGCGGCCTGTTCCGTACCGAATACACTGGCTCTACCTTGCGTGAAAACCTCGGTTTGGCACGCCCCGAAAACCGCTTTAAAAAGGACGATGCATGA
- the gspE gene encoding type II secretion system protein GspE — translation MTPLNASQMHIPDTEQVCAWLMQQAGLKTVDLERARRLSQESDDTELLGLLTRLGLVSEVELARAWAGLLGAPLLLADAAPPLLDPLPPLTERFMRHYQVVPVGWSHGGLRVLAANPSQLYPFQAVAYACGVPVWLAIGPRNEVDTLIERYYGQGRSAMGTLIENLDEQGGALEDIEHLKDMASEAPVIRLVNLILQRAVEHRASDIHIEPFESQLKVRYRIDGVLHEAEAPPSSSSAAVISRVKIMARLDIAERRLPQDGRIMLRIQGKELDLRVSTVPTSFGESVVMRLLDRQTVSFDFQSLGFDGQRLATFLEVLERPHGILLVTGPTGSGKTTTLYTALSRLNTAERKIITVEDPVEYQLEGINQIQVKPAIGLDFAGALRSIVRQDPDVIMIGEIRDLETCRIAIQSSLTGHLVLSTLHTNSASASITRLLDMGVESYLIASTVNGILAQRLVRRLDPTTREAFEAPPELIAEHGLDRFTDERPIKLYRPRADAPGGGYHGRSAITELLVMNDELRSLLMRQADAATLEQAARRGGLRTLHEEGLRQAVAGVTSLEEVLRVTRGDGT, via the coding sequence ATGACACCTCTCAACGCCTCCCAGATGCACATCCCCGACACCGAACAGGTGTGCGCCTGGTTGATGCAGCAAGCCGGCTTGAAAACCGTCGACCTGGAGCGCGCCCGGCGCTTGTCCCAGGAGTCCGACGACACCGAACTGCTCGGCCTGCTTACGCGCCTGGGGCTGGTCTCCGAGGTCGAGCTGGCGCGGGCCTGGGCCGGTTTACTCGGTGCGCCACTGCTGCTTGCCGACGCCGCGCCGCCGCTGCTGGACCCGTTGCCGCCGCTGACCGAACGCTTCATGCGCCACTACCAGGTGGTGCCGGTGGGCTGGAGCCACGGCGGCCTGCGCGTGCTGGCGGCCAACCCATCGCAGCTGTATCCGTTCCAGGCCGTGGCTTACGCCTGCGGTGTACCGGTGTGGTTGGCGATCGGCCCGCGCAATGAAGTCGACACACTGATCGAGCGCTACTACGGCCAGGGCCGCTCGGCGATGGGCACGTTGATCGAAAACCTCGACGAGCAAGGCGGCGCGCTGGAAGACATCGAACACCTCAAGGACATGGCCTCCGAGGCGCCGGTGATCCGCCTGGTCAACCTGATCCTGCAGCGCGCGGTGGAACATCGCGCCTCGGACATCCATATCGAACCCTTCGAAAGCCAGCTCAAGGTGCGCTACCGCATCGACGGCGTGCTGCACGAAGCCGAAGCGCCGCCGTCCAGTTCCTCGGCAGCGGTGATTTCGCGGGTGAAGATCATGGCGCGGCTCGACATCGCCGAGCGGCGACTGCCCCAGGACGGGCGAATCATGTTGCGCATCCAGGGCAAGGAATTGGACCTGCGGGTGTCCACAGTGCCCACCAGCTTCGGCGAGTCGGTGGTCATGCGCTTGCTCGACCGCCAGACCGTGAGCTTTGACTTCCAGAGCCTGGGTTTCGACGGCCAGCGGCTCGCGACCTTTCTTGAAGTGCTGGAACGGCCCCACGGCATCTTGCTGGTCACCGGGCCTACCGGCTCGGGCAAAACCACCACGCTCTATACCGCGTTGTCGCGGCTCAACACCGCCGAGCGCAAGATCATCACCGTGGAAGACCCGGTGGAGTACCAGCTCGAAGGCATCAACCAGATCCAGGTCAAACCCGCCATTGGCCTGGACTTCGCGGGCGCCTTGCGCTCCATCGTGCGCCAGGACCCGGACGTGATCATGATCGGCGAGATCCGCGACCTGGAAACCTGTCGCATCGCAATCCAGTCGTCGCTGACCGGCCACTTGGTGCTCTCGACACTGCACACCAACAGCGCCTCGGCGAGTATCACGCGGCTGCTGGACATGGGCGTGGAAAGCTACCTGATTGCCTCGACCGTCAACGGCATCCTGGCTCAGCGCCTGGTTCGGCGGTTGGACCCGACTACCCGCGAAGCCTTTGAAGCACCGCCCGAACTGATTGCCGAACACGGCCTCGATCGCTTCACTGACGAGCGTCCGATCAAACTCTACAGGCCGCGTGCCGACGCACCGGGCGGCGGCTATCACGGCCGCAGTGCAATCACCGAACTGCTGGTGATGAACGACGAGTTGCGCAGCCTGCTGATGCGCCAGGCCGACGCTGCCACCCTCGAACAAGCGGCCCGCCGTGGTGGCTTGCGCACCTTGCATGAAGAGGGCTTGCGCCAGGCGGTGGCCGGCGTGACCTCGCTGGAAGAAGTGCTGCGCGTCACCCGAGGCGATGGCACGTGA